From the genome of Alicyclobacillus sp. SO9:
TGATTCGAAACGGCAAACTCCAGCGGGCGGTAGACAGCTACGTGTCTGGACAGGACAACTTAAATGTGACAGATGAGTTTTTGCTGTACCGTTTGGAAGAACACAAGGACAATCGACTTCGTGACATTGTATCCAGCATTCAGGCAGAGCAGGACAGAATTATCAGAGCTGTGCGCAGCCAAGCGGTAGTCATTCAAGGGGTTGCAGGAAGCGGAAAAACGACCGTGGCCTTACATCGTTTGGCATACTTGCTGTACCAATATGCCGACCGTTTAAACCCAGAACGCATGGTCATTTTTGCACCGAACGAAATGTTTATGGATTATATTTCAGATGTGTTGCCAGAGCTTGGCGTGGGCGGAGTACAGCAGACGACCTTTACGGCATGGGCCTTGAAAGTGCTCAACTACGAAGTGAAGTTGCAGTCGTCAGAAGGTCAGCTTGAGCGTTGGTTCGGCCAGAAACAGGAACAGCACGCTCAAGAATTTGAACTGTCTCGTGTAAAGGGATCGATCGACCTTTTGCGAAGAATGGACCATCGGCTCAAGCAAATGGAAGCCGACTTCATTCCGCAAAACGACTTTGAACCATGGCCCGGACAGGTACTTCCCGTTTCTCAAATTGCACACTGGTTTCAAAAAGAGTATGTTCATTATCCCCTGGCAACGCGACGTGAGCGGGTCTTAGCGCGGATCAAACGCTGGTATGAATCAGAATATAAGCGTGTGAAAGAGGATGATAAAACCGGAGCAATCAAGAAACAGGCCGCTTCTCGTTTTCGTTCCTACCGAACCAAGTGGACTGAAGTAAAGGCTGTTGACCTGTACCAGCGTTTGTTAAATGAAGTGTTGCCTGGATTTTCGGTGCCGAGTCAAGAAGTCACCAAAGGCAAAGGCAAAAAATCGAATCGCCCTCAGGTACAGGCTGAAGACCTGGCCCCTTTGTTGTACTTGAATCTGAAATTAAATGGAATGGATGCAAGAGACAATTTCCATCACGTAGTTATCGATGAAGCACAGGATTTCTCTCCGCTTCAAATTGCAGTGCTTAAAGAGTATTGTCCATCTCAATCATTTACCATTCTTGGTGATTTGTCGCAGAGCATCCATACTTACCAGGGCATTACAGACTGGGCGGAATTTATGGACTTGTTCGAAACCGAAAAGCAAGCGTATTTTCAGCTCAATGTGAGCTATCGTTCAACGATGGAAATCATTGAATTTGCAAATCACATCCTGCAGGAATTTTCTGGTTTCACCAAGGCAGAACCCGTCTTTCGCAGCGGCGATCCCGTTTCCATCCACCACGTCGAAAAATCCAATCAAGCTGACAGCATTGCCAGGGTCTTAGACACGTGGCAGGAGACCGTTGAAACCGTTGCCGTGGTTACGCCATCCACAGCTTCTGCCAAACAACTGTATGATGACTTACGCCATAGCGGTGTTTCCGTAAAATTAATTGACAAAAGCGATGAACCGTATGCCGGAGGTATCTCAGTTGTCCCTGTGTATCTGACTAAAGGTTTGGAATTTGACGCTGTATTCATCACGGACGTCAATGAGGAAACGTATCCCTTTACTGCACTGGCAGCCAAACTCTTATATGTTGGATGCACTCGTGCTTTGCACAGACTCCAGATTTTCTATTCCACCACACCGTCGTCATTGCTAAAGAATGTACTGCAAGAGCAAATATCCTAAGTACATATCGGTACCGAATTTCAACTGCAACGGTCTGCTAAAGTGAGAGCACAAAGGCAGCACTGCTTCGAATCCACACGGACTTTGTGCTTATCATTTCCCAAAAAACATCCGCGTCCAATGTACCGGCCCTGTAACTGGCAATATCCCATCCAAGCATCATCAGTGTATTGTCGAGAAAGTGTATGAAGTAATCCTTCTTGAATTGCTTTGAATCTGTATCCCATCCGTGTTTTCGCAAGGTGTGCACATATGTCTCGTAAAGTGTTTGCTGCTCCTTCAGATTGGGAATATCCTGCAGAAAGATGGCTATATCTCTTTGCGGTACAGACAAACCAGCATATTCCCAGTCAACCATCCGCAACTCCTCGCCTCGCACAAGCCAGTTTCCCAAATGGGGGTCTCCGTGTGTAACCGTGATTCGAGAATTTGTGTCTGTGTAGTAGTTGTGTGCTGTGTCGACCCACCGTTGCGCTATAGTGCACAGGTCCGTCAGATGAATAGTTGCGTCAGATTCATTCACCAACCCAGACCTGTCTCGCAGTCCTCTCAATTCGTCCAACGCCATTTGTCTCCACGGCTTTGCAACGGCTTCCAGTGAGGTCGGAAGGATGTCGCCTCGCCGCTGCGCTTCTACCTGGTGTTCCAGCTTCCCGTGCATTTCAGCTAGCTTCACTGCTGCCTTTGACACAAGTGCCATTCGTCCGGCTGCTGACAGCCCGGTTACAGTTTCAGTCAGCGTCCTTCCGAAACGTTCCAGCACGAGTGCCGTTCCTGCCTGTGTCTGAACAGTTCCTAACCATGAAGGTGCAAGAGCTGGTTCTGCGCCTAACAGGCCTTGGTATAAGTGTACTTCAACCCCTTGGTTGGAGCTGATTTTACAAATCAAATCCTTGATTTGCCCAGACGCATTTTTCACCGTAATAGAAAAAAGACTGGCGCGAAAGCGTCCCTGCAAAGGGTAAATATCCATAGTCTCCATACCATTGCTGAGCAACCAGTCTGTGACTTCGCGCGAAATTGTGTTCAGCATATTTTCACCGCTTTTTTTAGGCTGCAGCCATTCAGTGTCTGTTCGGCATCCTTCTGGCTCTGGTTTCACTGGATTGTGTGAACATGTCCAAACTGTGGTGAATCTGTTTCCGTTCATCAAATCTTTTTCCAGTTACCAAAAATTTGCCGGTATTTATGCTAGCTTTACGTTATACAGATATACAGGATGGTCTTCTTCATGGCTGGTTTTCTCAATTTACAAAACTTTTGCGCCATCTGTAAAGTTTCTTGACAAAGGGGATCTCATAAAAGACATTCGACACTTATAGACTAATGGAAATAGTCTGTTGTAATCACGTCGCTGGAGTTATTAAGTGCTAGAATACCCTCATAGGGGCTTCATTTTCCAGCAAAATGCATTGGATAGAAAAAGTAGTAACTATCGGAGGTACGAAAAATTCACATTTTGGCTTTGACTGGAAGTTCTGCAAACTGAGGATATTCTTCTGAACCGCGGATCTTAGAGCATCTCTTCAAATAGAGGCATCGAGATCATCATCGTACATAGGGGAGGAGGTTGTAGCGTCGAGACTCTGAACCCTGGTTGTTTGGCGCGGTCTCATTTTCTCAGGTTGTCTCACAACTATGCTGATAGTAGGGAGAGATAATGATGGAACTGTCCAGTTGTTGCAACAAGCCGATTATTGTGGAAATGCGCTCTGATCCATCCAATTTTGGCGACGATGAATACGATTTGAAGATCCCTTTTCGTGTTTGCTCGGAGTGTGGGGCCATCCTGATTCAAAACAGGTACCAAGGAGGGGAAATCAAACATGCAGCTTCATCGGGCAATGAGTTATAATCCGCGTGCTGACTTCGTTGTCGAAACAGTTCAAATGATAAGCGGACTACTTTTGGTACTTTTTTTATGGGTTCATATGATTTTTGTAGGCACGGTCATTATCGGTAAAACTACCTTCGGCTCCTTAGCCAGCTTCATGGAGACCTGGGGTACAGGTACGGAAGTAGGCAAAGTGCTGTCACCTCTGTATCTGACCATTATTTTTCTGATTTTGGTCTTTGGTATGCATGTCGGGACCGTTATGCGCAGAATGCCTCGACAGTATCGTGAGCAAAAAATAGTCTGGCAGCATGCCAAGCTGATTCACCACTATGACACTTGGTCATGGGTGTTTCAGTCAATTACGGGAACAGCCATTCTTGTGTTGGCTGCCATTCACATTACGGTTGTCACTGGATTTGGCATCAGTCCAGCACTCAGCGGCACTCGGATGCACTACTGGGGATTCTTGATTTTCTACGCTGTGTTGCTGCTCTTGTCGGAGTACCATGCCAGTGTGGGACTGTATCGTATCTTTGTAAAATGGGGTTATGTCCAGCACCACAAGATGAAGCACGTACTCGAAGTCATTAGCCTCTTATTTATCATCATAGGCATTATTTCAATCGTGATTTTGTTCACCTGGGGGGCGCACTGATGGCACAATACGATACCCATGTAACCGACGTACTTGTAATTGGCGCTGGTTTGGCAGGAGAGCGTGCCGCCATTGAGTCTGCAAGAAGCGGTCTGAATGTGACATTGCTCAGCCTGGTTCCTCCTCGTCGCTCACACAGTGCCGCGGCTCAGGGAGGAATGCAGGCTGCACTTGGAAACACCGCAAAAGGTAAGGGAGACAGCCCGGACGTTCACTTTATGGATACAGTGAAAGGATCGGACTGGGGCTGTGAACAGGATGTTGCTCGGATGTTCGCAGAAACCGCTCCCATTGTCATGAGGGAAATGGCCCATTGGGGTGTTCCTTGGAGCCGCGTAACAACAGAACCGAGAATCTATGAGGGTGAAGAAATTCATGAAGACCCGGAAAAGGTCGGTCTGATTGCAGCTAGAAACTTTGGTGGAACAGCCAAATGGCGTACCTGCTACACCTCGGATGGAACCGGTCATACTGTGCTCTATACGATGGATAGTATGGTTATGAAATACGGAATTACTGTTCACGATCGCGTTGAAGCCCTCAGCCTTATTCAAGACGGAGACACCTGTTACGGTGCCATCGTCCGCGATATGCGCAACGGTGAACTGATTGTATACACAGCTCGGTCGACTGTGATTGCGACGGGCGGTTACGGGCGCTTGTACGGCGCATCAACCAACGCCGTTATCAATGAAGGCTCAGGCATGTTTGTTGCTCAAGATACAGGGGTTGTTCCCTTAGGCAATATGGAAGCCGTACAGTTTCACCCCACTGGCATTGTTCCTTCCTGGATTTTGATAACAGAAGGAGCTCGGGGCGACGGCGGTCATCTGCTCGACAAAAATGGCTACCGCTTTATGCCAGATTATGAACCTAAGAAAAAAGAACTGGCATCGCGCGACGTCGTTTCTCGCCGCATGATGCAGCATATTCGTGCGGGATACGGGGTTGAAAGCCCATATGGTGACCACTTATGGCTGGATATCAGGCATTTGGGTGCAAAGCATATTAATACAAACCTGCGTGAGATCGCTACTATTTGTCGCGAGTTTAACGGCATTGATCCCATTCATGAACTGATACCGGTACGCCCCACACAGCACTACAGTATGGGCGGAATTAGGACAAACAAATACGGGCAGGCCTATGGGCTGAAGAATCTGTACGCATTGGGTGAAGCTGCGTGCTGGGACTTGCATGGGTTTAACCGTCTTGGCGGCAACTCCCTTGCGGAAACAGTTGTGGCAGGAAAAATCATTGGTGAGAAGATTGCCGAGTTTACACAGGATGCCTCACTCAATGTTTCCTCTTCATTAATTGAGGAGCATCTGCATAAGCAGCAGCAACGAATCGATGATTTGCGTGAGGGTAAAAACGGTAAGGAAAATGCCGTGGAAATTCGCAAGAGAATGGAACAGGTGTTGAGCGAAAAGGTTCATATCTTCCGCACAGGTGAACACCTTGAGGAAGCCGTCAAGGAATTGAAAGAACTGCACGAGCGTTCTTTGCACATTGGGCTTCGCGGCAGCGGCAAAGGCGGCGATCCCGAAATGGCATCAGCTCTGCGGCTTCCCGGAATGGTTCGTTTGGCACTCAGCATTGCCAAAGGAGCTTATGCTCGCACGGAGAGCAGGGGCAGTCACTTCCGTGAAGACTATCCAAAACGCGATGATGAGAACTGGTTGAAGCGTACCTTGTCCTATTGGCGTGAAGGTTCCTCTGAACCGGAACTCCATTACGAACCTGTGACAATTACCGAGTCGCAACCGGGAGATCGCGGATATGGAGAAGCCACAGCCGGACCGAAGACGAAATGAGGCCGGACTGAAGAAGAAGTAAGGCCGGACTGAAGAAGAAGTAAGAAGGAGGAGACAAGTATGGCACAGCGAGAGCTGACGTTTCGGATATTTCGCTATGACCCAGAAACGCCAGAAGTAAAACCGCGTCTACAAGACTTCAAGCTGATGGAAGAACCGGGCATGTCCCTGTTCGTTGTATTGAATAAAATTCGTGATGAGCAAGATCCGACTTTGAAGTTCGACTTTGTGTGCCGCGCGTCCATTTGTGGTTCTTGTGGCATGATGATTAACGGGAAACCGACACTGGCGTGTAAAACACTGACAAAAGACCTGCCAGACCTGACAACTCTGATGCCCATGCCTGCATTTAAGCTGCTCGGCGACCTCTCCGTTGACACGGGGACTTGGTTCAGACAAATGTCCATGAAGACTGAATCTTGGATTCATGAAGAGTCAGAGTTTGACCCATCTGCACAGGAAGAGCGGATGGATAATGACACTGCGTTGAAGATTTATGAGGCAGAGCGTTGCATCGAGTGCGGAGTCTGCGTAGCCGGTTGTGCGACTGCGAACCTGAAGCCAGATTTCATTGGTGCCACAGGTATTAACCGCGTTGCAAGGTTTATGGTAGACCCGCGTGATAAGCGCGACGAGCAAGAGTATTTCGAAGTCGTAGGCAGCGAAGACGGCGTGTTTGGTTGCATCGGTCTGATGGCGTGTGACGACAACTGTCCCGTTGGCGTACCGTTACAAGGACAGATTGCCTACGTCCGCAGAAAAATGGCCAGTGCGGGCTGGAAAATGAAAGCCAAGCAACGCTAAACGCTGATAGAGGCCGGCTTAAAACTGAGGGGTCGCTCCTGAGAACGGGAGCAACCCCTTTTTCTGCTTCTCTGTTACATTCTCTTCACCTTCTACGCGCTTTACTTGAAGGGTGTGGAACACGCAACTTCTTAATAAATATAGTTGGATACTTCGTAGATACACCCGTTCTCTGTAAGGGAGCTGCCGTTGAACCAAGGTTATTTGCAGGTAAAGCGGTCCTTTCACGCTTTTTGGATAGCGTCCGGCGTACAGAAATCTGTCCTGCTGGTGCAACCGGCGTTGGCGTGACCGGTGTTGGCGTGACCGGTGTTGGCGTGACCGGTGTTGGCGTGACCGGTGTTGGCGTGACCGGTGTTGGCGTGACGGTCGTTGGCGTGACGGTCGTTGGCGTGACCGGTGTTGGCGTGACCGGTGTTGGCGTGACCGGTGTTGGCGTGACCGGTGTTGGCGTGACCGGTGTTGGCGTGACCGGTGTTGGTGTAACCGGTGTTGGCGTAACTGGTGTTGGCGTAACTGGTGTTGATGTAACCGGTGCTGGCGTGACCGGTGTTGGCGTGACCGGTGTTGGTGTAACCGGTGTTGGCGTAACTGGTGTTGATGTAACCGGTGTTGGCGTAACTGGTGTTGATGTAACCGGTGTTGGCGTAACCGGTGTTGGCGTGACGGTTGTTGGTGTAACCGGTGTTGGCGTGACGGTCGTTGGCGTAACCGGAGCCTGAGCCCTTGGCTGCGACTCGAACGCAGGATGAATTGCAGTTCTGGATTCTTCTGAATGACTTGGATTGTCAGGTGGACAGAATTCCGGGCAGGCATCGTACAACTCCCGATAGAATGCCGGTTCTTGTTCCGCTAATTTGCGAAAGTAATGCGTAATAGAATGGTTGTGAATGATAGATTGAGTGTTGAAATCAATGGAGAGTTTTCCTTGTACATGATAGTAATACAGCGGTTCTTCGAATGGAACCTGAACTTGGGGTTCCAGCGGTACATAGTCATTCGCATTTACAACGCGCACGGTGTCCGGAACCAACTGATTGTAGTCTGATACAAAAGCGGCGTTTCCCACCCTGGGTGAAGCAAAGGTGTAGACTTTAATGTTTTGAAACTGGGTATTTCGAACAATATCTACGGCCGCTAACGTAGCAAGAGCGCCTCCCAGGCTGTGTCCGGTAATGTATAGTGGGCTGTGAGAATCAAGTGTGTTCATAACTTCAATAATGGATTTGTCGGTTTGAAGCCAGTGACTTGTAAATAGAGATTGATACAACTCCTTATATCCTCGATGGACTTTTGCATTTGAATCGCCGCTGTCAAAGGGAACTTGAACGAGGTTTAAATCAACGTGGATATCTTCAACCGTGTCCACAGGATGCAAGATAGATGTCTCCGTGCCTCGAAACAACAAAATGTAAGCTTTCTCAGCACCGACATCATTTGTTTCAATAATACTGGCAAAGTATTCGTGGTTTGGCGTATAAAAAGTGTACAAATGCCGAGATTCTGACGGCAAATTCATGTCAGGTCCAATCATGAAGTGATATCCTTGATAACTGAATCCCGCCATTAGGAGGGCTTCCTGCAAGTTATTCGCAGGAGCAGAGAACGACGGTTTTGACATCTTCAATCGCTCCAATACAAAATGATGGGGTATCATATGCAAACTGTGCTTAAAATGAATGGGACAACCGATTCTTTTCGATATAAAACGCTCGATTGCTGAGGTTGACCAAACCCCCATGACCCAATCTAACTGGTTGAATTCCATATCGAACCCGGTTTTTAAGGTCTGGAACTGCAGAGGTGAATCATTTGAAATATGCTGAGGTCGAGGAAGCAGTTTTCCTCCGCCGACCCAATCGATTTATAGCTGATGTGCGTACGAATTCAGGGGAAGAAACAGTTCACGTGAAAAATACAGGACGCTGCAAGGAACTTCTCGTACCAGGTGCTCGGGTTATCCT
Proteins encoded in this window:
- a CDS encoding fumarate reductase flavoprotein subunit, whose translation is MAQYDTHVTDVLVIGAGLAGERAAIESARSGLNVTLLSLVPPRRSHSAAAQGGMQAALGNTAKGKGDSPDVHFMDTVKGSDWGCEQDVARMFAETAPIVMREMAHWGVPWSRVTTEPRIYEGEEIHEDPEKVGLIAARNFGGTAKWRTCYTSDGTGHTVLYTMDSMVMKYGITVHDRVEALSLIQDGDTCYGAIVRDMRNGELIVYTARSTVIATGGYGRLYGASTNAVINEGSGMFVAQDTGVVPLGNMEAVQFHPTGIVPSWILITEGARGDGGHLLDKNGYRFMPDYEPKKKELASRDVVSRRMMQHIRAGYGVESPYGDHLWLDIRHLGAKHINTNLREIATICREFNGIDPIHELIPVRPTQHYSMGGIRTNKYGQAYGLKNLYALGEAACWDLHGFNRLGGNSLAETVVAGKIIGEKIAEFTQDASLNVSSSLIEEHLHKQQQRIDDLREGKNGKENAVEIRKRMEQVLSEKVHIFRTGEHLEEAVKELKELHERSLHIGLRGSGKGGDPEMASALRLPGMVRLALSIAKGAYARTESRGSHFREDYPKRDDENWLKRTLSYWREGSSEPELHYEPVTITESQPGDRGYGEATAGPKTK
- a CDS encoding fumarate reductase iron-sulfur subunit, with the protein product MAQRELTFRIFRYDPETPEVKPRLQDFKLMEEPGMSLFVVLNKIRDEQDPTLKFDFVCRASICGSCGMMINGKPTLACKTLTKDLPDLTTLMPMPAFKLLGDLSVDTGTWFRQMSMKTESWIHEESEFDPSAQEERMDNDTALKIYEAERCIECGVCVAGCATANLKPDFIGATGINRVARFMVDPRDKRDEQEYFEVVGSEDGVFGCIGLMACDDNCPVGVPLQGQIAYVRRKMASAGWKMKAKQR
- a CDS encoding phosphotransferase; amino-acid sequence: MLNTISREVTDWLLSNGMETMDIYPLQGRFRASLFSITVKNASGQIKDLICKISSNQGVEVHLYQGLLGAEPALAPSWLGTVQTQAGTALVLERFGRTLTETVTGLSAAGRMALVSKAAVKLAEMHGKLEHQVEAQRRGDILPTSLEAVAKPWRQMALDELRGLRDRSGLVNESDATIHLTDLCTIAQRWVDTAHNYYTDTNSRITVTHGDPHLGNWLVRGEELRMVDWEYAGLSVPQRDIAIFLQDIPNLKEQQTLYETYVHTLRKHGWDTDSKQFKKDYFIHFLDNTLMMLGWDIASYRAGTLDADVFWEMISTKSVWIRSSAAFVLSL
- a CDS encoding UvrD-helicase domain-containing protein; amino-acid sequence: MADAAKEEQLHLTFVLERIREMIDYLNQRAQTASTDDGRDTDEAETAEEVAARVVERLREVHLDGLTRSQSEPYFGRLDFQEEGEARPAALYIGKRGVEDIDDGNRMVIDWRAPVASMFYAFAGQEESSYETQEGEVRGRVSLKRNVVIRNGKLQRAVDSYVSGQDNLNVTDEFLLYRLEEHKDNRLRDIVSSIQAEQDRIIRAVRSQAVVIQGVAGSGKTTVALHRLAYLLYQYADRLNPERMVIFAPNEMFMDYISDVLPELGVGGVQQTTFTAWALKVLNYEVKLQSSEGQLERWFGQKQEQHAQEFELSRVKGSIDLLRRMDHRLKQMEADFIPQNDFEPWPGQVLPVSQIAHWFQKEYVHYPLATRRERVLARIKRWYESEYKRVKEDDKTGAIKKQAASRFRSYRTKWTEVKAVDLYQRLLNEVLPGFSVPSQEVTKGKGKKSNRPQVQAEDLAPLLYLNLKLNGMDARDNFHHVVIDEAQDFSPLQIAVLKEYCPSQSFTILGDLSQSIHTYQGITDWAEFMDLFETEKQAYFQLNVSYRSTMEIIEFANHILQEFSGFTKAEPVFRSGDPVSIHHVEKSNQADSIARVLDTWQETVETVAVVTPSTASAKQLYDDLRHSGVSVKLIDKSDEPYAGGISVVPVYLTKGLEFDAVFITDVNEETYPFTALAAKLLYVGCTRALHRLQIFYSTTPSSLLKNVLQEQIS